Proteins from a genomic interval of Desulfofustis limnaeus:
- a CDS encoding tetratricopeptide repeat protein has protein sequence MKSVSITVASASLLFVLSSCAMQPLSLPGRSTPSDTRQQPAIVERSLDRPAPPVTAEVPGPQPVAPAVAEASGTAPEPMDLLPVSYVNDRIFEYGRKLERWQELDRQAAAISIEKEQAQTMVRCFRDLQKVLNGYQQMRDILLQRNQVVPTPLETEAVFDLQRQDVSFLEGICGRMLGEAHDKDAGWQQRPDDADLNQAETLVERYSANGEYNEVVQVWLKIPPHQIERVDLKTKILYGNALMFLDQPEKAAAIYQQIVEAMSVSKEQPTDLLSLRKVLADLHTAAGNYPAAQQQYTQIAADYQAIGRIEQWAALQLSILERSATGSPELSEYSQLLRSYLGYLPARDGYGIVEQAQRFLEQYPYSPVSSNVDVIRADAQQRAEAWFQGYLSQADALMAEKKFQDAMELLQTVPEQIVGSDRFQAVQKKLDDLVLAEEVDRETAKIQQMQELQRRWNEGMLAADQDDFDTAIGVFTSLLDSEFGTRAADKIKELSLKAAMNERRKAADLFIRFTKTTDLESRKRLLVETRRVLKDILVKYPEVEIADKVLGNIERVEQEMAIIDPLLLPTIEEEERQQALQPATVSEPALDAFDLPVSQPPPTPMTAPAAPATVAPPAPAGQPLPVRSLDQL, from the coding sequence ATGAAATCGGTGTCCATAACCGTCGCTTCGGCGAGTCTCTTGTTCGTGCTTTCCAGTTGTGCTATGCAGCCGCTCTCCCTGCCGGGAAGGTCCACGCCGTCCGACACCCGGCAGCAACCGGCCATCGTTGAGCGGAGCCTGGACAGGCCGGCGCCGCCAGTCACCGCCGAAGTGCCGGGCCCGCAGCCGGTGGCGCCCGCCGTTGCCGAGGCTTCGGGCACCGCCCCGGAACCGATGGATCTACTGCCGGTCAGCTATGTCAATGACCGGATCTTTGAATATGGACGCAAACTCGAACGGTGGCAGGAATTGGACCGCCAGGCGGCGGCGATCTCTATCGAAAAGGAGCAGGCCCAGACGATGGTTCGCTGTTTTCGTGACCTGCAAAAGGTATTGAACGGTTACCAACAGATGCGCGACATCTTGCTGCAGCGAAACCAGGTGGTGCCGACCCCCCTTGAGACCGAGGCGGTCTTCGATCTGCAGCGGCAGGATGTCTCTTTTCTCGAAGGGATTTGTGGCAGAATGCTCGGCGAGGCCCATGACAAGGATGCCGGCTGGCAGCAACGTCCGGACGATGCCGATTTGAACCAAGCGGAAACCTTGGTTGAGCGCTATTCGGCCAACGGCGAATACAACGAGGTGGTGCAGGTGTGGCTGAAGATTCCCCCGCATCAGATCGAGCGAGTCGACCTCAAGACCAAGATCCTCTATGGCAATGCCTTGATGTTCCTGGACCAGCCGGAAAAGGCGGCCGCCATCTATCAGCAGATTGTCGAGGCCATGTCGGTGTCCAAGGAGCAGCCGACCGACCTGCTCTCCTTGCGTAAAGTCCTGGCCGACCTCCATACCGCTGCCGGCAACTACCCTGCGGCTCAACAGCAGTACACCCAGATCGCCGCCGATTATCAGGCCATCGGCCGCATCGAGCAATGGGCCGCCTTGCAGCTGTCAATTCTCGAACGCAGTGCCACCGGCAGCCCAGAACTCAGTGAATACTCGCAATTGTTACGTAGTTATCTCGGCTACCTGCCGGCCCGCGACGGGTATGGTATCGTCGAGCAGGCCCAACGTTTCCTGGAGCAGTACCCCTACTCGCCGGTCTCCTCCAATGTGGATGTGATTAGAGCCGATGCCCAGCAGCGTGCCGAAGCCTGGTTTCAGGGGTATCTTTCGCAGGCCGATGCCCTGATGGCCGAGAAGAAATTTCAGGACGCCATGGAACTGCTGCAAACCGTACCGGAACAGATTGTCGGCAGCGATCGCTTTCAGGCGGTGCAGAAGAAGCTCGACGACCTGGTCCTGGCCGAAGAGGTCGATCGGGAGACTGCCAAGATCCAGCAGATGCAGGAGTTGCAGCGGCGCTGGAACGAGGGGATGCTGGCGGCCGATCAGGATGATTTTGACACCGCCATCGGGGTCTTCACCTCTCTGTTGGACAGTGAGTTTGGCACCAGAGCTGCCGACAAGATCAAGGAATTGTCGTTGAAGGCCGCCATGAACGAACGGCGCAAGGCCGCCGACCTGTTCATCCGCTTCACCAAGACCACCGACCTGGAGAGCCGTAAGCGGCTGCTGGTGGAGACCCGCCGGGTACTCAAGGATATCCTGGTGAAGTACCCCGAGGTCGAGATCGCCGACAAGGTGCTGGGCAATATCGAGCGGGTGGAGCAGGAGATGGCTATCATCGATCCGCTTCTGCTGCCGACCATCGAGGAAGAGGAGCGGCAACAGGCTCTGCAGCCCGCCACCGTATCCGAACCGGCCCTCGACGCGTTCGATCTGCCTGTTTCCCAACCGCCACCGACTCCGATGACCGCTCCGGCGGCACCGGCAACGGTTGCGCCGCCGGCACCGGCTGGACAGCCGCTGCCGGTACGTTCGCTGGACCAGTTGTAG
- a CDS encoding transglycosylase domain-containing protein, whose protein sequence is MIKKLFLFFFTVVLLVGVAGGGVLYHLVVVEPGPEISQDNIRRILGKESPVFYRDGTTPLGVFFADSHRRYLEYREIPKHFVNALVAAEDNRFFSHFGFDVIGIARAAIANIEAGRIVQGGSTLSQQTAKNLFKREERSFRAKLKELLYALRLEYHYSKEQILEFYANQFYVSGNRVGLGVAARYYFDKEPEQLNLIEAAFIAGSVKRPNAYNPFIKKTTEEAARAEQRATERVRYVLDKMLELGMISAAVHQQSVATSIPFNKGKVGFPLDYVMALVTDAVDSEMVRAALAEHGIDNITTSGVRIITTVDRDLQRVALAALRDHLSYLDVRLRGYSREEVQKEAEELDYSGDLLVEPGAFLFGTVQSVTGSGKEIEIIVDLGGDRGVGIIDGRGLEQIVDALAKWRQHRWSEAAAADYATLLAQITIGDRLWVSVREIGEGSAVWLDLERYPLVQGAAVVMRQGRMVAVVGGTENRFYNRAVYGKRTMGSSFKPFVYTAALQLGWSSADILNNQRNVFVYQNLPYFPRPDHDIEHQQVSMSWAGVKSENLASVWLTAHLCDRLTSDQFREVAEHLGLTPRVVDGQSEPYNGFVARIRDRYGIVLNRDKIRQAAYRKTVQSIETDLIFEGLVHELDTLQSLHYGLGFSSFRDQITRDLDDGGSGSEEEELRLRRALLNRSYLNLASLRRQLDEYLGEAGGGGVDEADRAFGAPLRSTAAQLVFHQSSDTYHFINPASMAAGMTPIQRTSLLRYLLSLSNAERYRFIGRIRLGNLLSVQAFDFVDRQVEAEYQRLKELAPYAMEVLEHVEDYRILVGLQYLLALGEATGIRSGLEPVLSFPLGSNSVTLLETTRIYEAMVSGETHLFVEQDGSINESLGIIDRIETEEGVVVFRPQLSRRRLVSPKVSMALGHILENTVKFGTGRYADQQVKLRGATGEGLGELELSVPLLGKTGTANRYTNASFFGYLPATGPEGSGLTLDDGYSIGVYVGYDDNQPMRRTSTRVTGSLGALPAWATIVEKIVGQQAYAADLDPVDLSFYGLAIKRRELGQKNVKVSDEQGGRAVVPMQLVDPLDRYQPSILTFGSPGPDGALQPERSFAPFWAVEEPSPVASEGLD, encoded by the coding sequence ATGATCAAAAAGTTGTTCCTTTTCTTCTTTACGGTGGTGTTGCTTGTCGGTGTGGCCGGTGGCGGCGTGCTCTACCACTTGGTGGTCGTCGAGCCGGGTCCGGAGATCTCGCAGGACAACATCCGTCGCATACTCGGTAAGGAAAGCCCGGTTTTCTACCGGGATGGGACAACGCCTCTCGGGGTATTCTTTGCCGATTCCCATCGACGTTATCTCGAGTACCGGGAGATTCCAAAGCACTTCGTTAATGCCTTGGTGGCGGCCGAAGACAATCGGTTTTTCAGCCACTTCGGTTTCGACGTCATCGGTATTGCGCGTGCCGCCATCGCTAATATCGAGGCCGGCCGTATCGTTCAGGGGGGCAGCACGCTCAGCCAGCAGACCGCCAAGAACCTGTTCAAGCGGGAGGAACGATCGTTTCGGGCCAAACTCAAGGAACTGCTCTATGCGTTGCGGCTCGAATACCACTACAGCAAGGAACAGATCCTCGAGTTCTACGCCAACCAGTTTTACGTGAGCGGCAACCGCGTCGGCCTCGGCGTCGCCGCCCGCTACTACTTCGACAAAGAGCCGGAGCAGCTGAACCTGATCGAGGCCGCCTTCATCGCCGGTAGCGTCAAACGTCCCAACGCCTACAATCCATTCATCAAGAAGACCACGGAAGAAGCTGCCCGGGCCGAACAGCGGGCCACCGAACGGGTCCGTTATGTCCTTGACAAGATGTTGGAACTGGGGATGATTTCAGCAGCCGTACATCAACAAAGCGTGGCGACCTCGATCCCTTTCAACAAAGGAAAAGTCGGCTTTCCGCTCGATTACGTGATGGCCCTGGTGACCGATGCCGTCGATTCTGAAATGGTGCGGGCGGCACTGGCCGAACATGGGATCGACAATATCACCACTTCCGGGGTGCGCATCATCACCACGGTGGACCGCGACCTGCAGCGGGTTGCTCTGGCGGCCTTGCGGGATCATCTGTCGTATCTCGATGTCCGCCTGCGCGGCTACAGCCGTGAAGAGGTGCAGAAAGAAGCAGAGGAACTCGATTACAGCGGCGACCTTCTGGTCGAGCCCGGGGCCTTTTTATTCGGCACGGTGCAGTCCGTCACCGGCTCCGGAAAAGAGATCGAGATCATTGTTGATCTGGGTGGCGATCGGGGCGTCGGCATCATCGATGGCAGGGGCTTGGAGCAGATCGTCGACGCGCTGGCCAAGTGGCGGCAGCACCGCTGGAGCGAGGCCGCCGCCGCGGATTATGCCACCCTGCTGGCTCAGATCACGATTGGCGATCGGCTTTGGGTGAGCGTTCGGGAAATAGGTGAAGGTTCAGCGGTCTGGCTCGATCTCGAGCGCTACCCGCTGGTCCAAGGGGCGGCGGTGGTCATGCGCCAGGGCCGCATGGTCGCCGTTGTCGGCGGCACCGAGAACCGGTTCTACAACCGCGCCGTCTACGGCAAACGCACCATGGGCTCGTCGTTCAAGCCGTTTGTCTATACCGCTGCCCTGCAGCTGGGCTGGAGCAGTGCCGATATCCTGAACAATCAACGAAACGTGTTCGTTTATCAGAACCTTCCCTATTTCCCCCGTCCCGATCATGACATCGAACACCAGCAGGTGAGCATGAGTTGGGCCGGAGTCAAATCGGAGAACCTCGCCTCGGTCTGGTTGACCGCCCATCTGTGCGATCGGCTCACCAGTGACCAGTTCCGCGAGGTCGCTGAACATCTCGGTTTGACGCCGCGGGTTGTGGATGGTCAGAGCGAGCCCTACAACGGTTTTGTGGCACGGATCCGTGACCGGTACGGGATCGTGCTGAACCGCGACAAGATCCGTCAGGCTGCCTATCGCAAGACGGTGCAGTCCATCGAGACGGATCTGATCTTCGAAGGGCTGGTCCATGAACTGGATACCCTGCAGTCGCTCCACTACGGCCTCGGTTTCTCCTCCTTTCGCGACCAGATCACTCGTGATCTCGATGACGGCGGGAGCGGTTCCGAGGAAGAGGAGCTGCGGCTGCGCCGGGCCCTGCTAAACCGTTCGTATCTCAATCTGGCGAGCCTGCGCCGGCAACTGGACGAGTACCTCGGAGAAGCCGGCGGTGGCGGGGTTGACGAGGCGGATCGCGCCTTCGGCGCTCCGCTACGATCCACTGCGGCACAACTGGTATTTCATCAATCCAGCGATACTTATCATTTCATCAATCCAGCGTCGATGGCTGCCGGTATGACCCCGATCCAGCGAACCAGCCTGCTGCGCTATCTCCTCTCGTTGAGCAATGCGGAACGATACCGATTTATCGGCAGGATCAGGCTCGGCAACCTGTTGAGTGTGCAGGCGTTCGATTTCGTTGACCGCCAGGTGGAGGCGGAATACCAACGGCTCAAGGAACTGGCGCCGTACGCCATGGAGGTGCTTGAGCACGTGGAAGATTACCGGATTCTCGTCGGTCTCCAGTATCTGCTGGCTCTGGGCGAGGCGACAGGGATCAGGAGCGGGCTTGAACCGGTCTTGTCCTTTCCCCTCGGCTCCAACTCCGTCACCCTGCTCGAGACGACCAGGATCTACGAGGCCATGGTGAGCGGGGAGACCCATCTGTTTGTCGAGCAAGACGGAAGTATCAACGAGAGCCTGGGAATAATCGATCGGATCGAGACCGAAGAGGGAGTGGTGGTGTTCCGGCCGCAGCTGAGCCGGCGCCGTCTGGTCTCTCCCAAGGTCTCGATGGCGCTCGGTCATATCCTTGAAAATACTGTCAAATTCGGTACCGGACGCTACGCCGATCAACAGGTGAAGCTGCGCGGAGCGACGGGGGAGGGTCTTGGGGAACTCGAGTTGTCCGTGCCGTTGCTCGGCAAAACGGGTACCGCCAATCGTTACACCAATGCCTCGTTCTTTGGCTATTTGCCGGCTACCGGACCGGAAGGCAGCGGTTTGACGCTCGACGACGGTTACTCCATCGGGGTCTATGTGGGCTACGACGACAACCAGCCGATGCGCCGAACGTCGACACGGGTCACCGGTTCCCTTGGCGCCTTGCCGGCGTGGGCGACGATTGTCGAGAAGATTGTCGGACAGCAAGCCTACGCCGCCGATCTCGATCCGGTGGACCTCTCCTTTTACGGCCTGGCCATCAAGCGCCGGGAACTCGGGCAGAAAAACGTCAAAGTGAGCGATGAGCAGGGCGGCAGAGCCGTCGTACCGATGCAACTGGTGGATCCGCTTGATCGCTACCAGCCATCGATCCTGACCTTCGGTTCGCCGGGGCCGGACGGAGCTTTGCAACCGGAGCGCAGCTTCGCCCCGTTCTGGGCGGTGGAGGAACCGAGCCCAGTGGCATCAGAGGGGCTGGACTGA
- a CDS encoding LysM peptidoglycan-binding domain-containing protein, with amino-acid sequence MAGNGTYLAMNRHMQQRPALNCILPTLFFLILLISSGCSVKDNLTWLDNGIFSPEETSMAEQDPDLQPVAVESEICLDQELEALASTGTWESPQTPHLTTAAEAQKPAEIQYDFPVVVNRQVEMYLDLFQGKLRPYFSQWLSRSGRYLPMIHAELEAAGLPLDLAYLSMIESGFSQRALSRAKAVGLWQFMAGTGRDYGLSVSRYLDERRDAEKSTRAAVSYLKHLYNEFGDWYLAVAAYNGGPGTMRNAMKRTGCADFWRIAQSNHLHLETKRYVPKLIAAIIISKDPERYGFTNIAYEPPLTYETLAVGPGLDFQAAALLTGSDTSLLKQLNQELLSGKTPLDCEQYELKIPTGTREVAERNLPRLHTVASTDYKTHIVQKNETLSQICRKYNINTTTLLKVNNLTSNKLQIGKRLRIPYRTIAYRLLPEGIDPRSAAGDALVMHTVKRGETVSKISRQYQVPPELIVSWNGLSSAHQITAGQQLALYLGGSDAGSGAQEVQSASRDDRTDEARVMVLAATKKLPPEQEKPVDSARWYKVRNGDSLWTIARRFNTSPNDIKKWNNLKSNVIHPGHRLKLIDV; translated from the coding sequence GTGGCCGGAAACGGCACCTATCTGGCAATGAATCGACACATGCAGCAGCGGCCCGCACTGAATTGCATTCTCCCCACGCTCTTTTTTCTGATTCTTCTTATCTCTTCAGGCTGTTCGGTCAAAGACAATCTCACCTGGCTGGACAACGGCATCTTTTCCCCTGAAGAAACATCCATGGCCGAACAGGATCCTGATCTGCAGCCGGTGGCGGTCGAATCGGAGATCTGTCTCGACCAGGAGTTGGAGGCGCTGGCCTCGACGGGAACCTGGGAGTCTCCGCAGACACCGCACCTCACCACGGCGGCTGAGGCACAGAAGCCGGCCGAGATTCAGTATGACTTTCCGGTGGTGGTCAATCGCCAGGTGGAAATGTATCTGGATCTCTTTCAAGGCAAATTACGCCCCTACTTCAGCCAATGGTTGAGCCGTTCCGGCCGCTACCTGCCGATGATCCACGCCGAGTTGGAAGCAGCCGGCCTGCCCCTTGATCTTGCCTACCTGTCGATGATCGAGAGCGGCTTCAGCCAACGCGCCTTGTCTCGCGCCAAGGCCGTCGGTCTCTGGCAATTCATGGCTGGCACCGGCCGCGATTACGGGCTGTCTGTTTCCCGCTACCTCGACGAACGACGCGATGCCGAAAAATCCACCCGGGCCGCCGTCTCTTACCTGAAGCACCTGTACAACGAGTTCGGTGACTGGTATCTGGCTGTGGCCGCCTACAACGGTGGCCCAGGGACCATGCGCAACGCCATGAAGCGAACCGGTTGCGCCGACTTCTGGAGAATCGCCCAAAGCAACCACCTGCACCTGGAAACAAAACGCTACGTGCCGAAGTTGATCGCCGCCATCATCATCTCCAAGGATCCCGAACGCTACGGTTTCACCAATATAGCCTATGAACCGCCACTGACCTACGAAACCCTCGCCGTGGGACCCGGCCTCGATTTTCAGGCAGCCGCCCTGCTCACCGGTTCCGACACCTCGCTTCTCAAGCAACTCAACCAGGAATTGCTCAGCGGCAAGACACCGCTTGACTGTGAGCAGTACGAATTGAAGATCCCCACGGGGACCCGGGAAGTGGCCGAGCGCAATCTGCCACGGCTGCACACTGTTGCCAGTACCGACTACAAAACACACATCGTTCAGAAAAACGAAACGCTGTCTCAGATCTGCAGGAAATACAACATCAACACCACCACGCTGCTCAAGGTCAACAATCTGACCAGCAACAAGCTGCAAATCGGCAAACGCCTCCGTATCCCCTATCGGACCATTGCCTATCGCCTCCTACCGGAAGGCATCGATCCGCGCTCGGCGGCGGGCGACGCCTTGGTGATGCATACGGTCAAACGGGGGGAGACGGTCTCCAAGATCTCTCGCCAATACCAGGTTCCACCCGAACTCATCGTCTCCTGGAACGGCCTGTCCAGTGCGCATCAGATTACCGCCGGGCAGCAATTGGCGCTCTATCTGGGGGGCAGCGATGCGGGTAGCGGGGCTCAAGAAGTGCAGTCGGCATCCCGTGACGACAGAACCGACGAGGCGAGGGTGATGGTTCTTGCCGCCACCAAGAAGCTGCCGCCTGAGCAGGAAAAGCCGGTCGATTCGGCACGCTGGTACAAAGTACGCAATGGCGATTCCCTGTGGACCATCGCCCGGCGATTCAATACCTCGCCAAACGATATCAAAAAGTGGAATAATCTGAAATCAAACGTCATTCACCCCGGCCATCGCCTCAAGCTGATCGATGTCTAA
- a CDS encoding TraB/GumN family protein, giving the protein MSNRGLGPALSRSLPADLTAAGTVLPGNVYQSMNQPSFPARDYAPDVHVLEDGQRTILLIGTAHVSRQSVDLVNSVITNEKPDCVCLELDDKRFTALNDEQRWQHLDLKTIIRNKQLSTLLVSLLMASYQKRLGDRLGVSPGAELMAGAKAAEAVGARVHLCDRDIRVTMRRAWKSTSFLRRMYLLSSLLASLFDTETIDEKKLEEMKNHDSLGDLMAELGEALPELKRVLIDERDIYLAEKIKSAPGSRIVAVVGAGHVAGIKRCWPTDQRSQLPALNEIPPVSRMWKTIGWLIPLLILSSIGLIGYRHGLQEAGDNIIFWILANGIPSSIGALIALAHPATTISAFVAAPLTSLTPVIGAGYVTAFVQVMMRPPVVREFETVTEDVATFFGWWRNKLLRVFLVFLLTSLGSAIGTYVGGFEIFTNLAG; this is encoded by the coding sequence ATGTCTAACCGCGGGCTCGGCCCCGCTCTTTCCCGCAGCCTGCCGGCAGACCTTACCGCTGCCGGCACCGTTCTGCCCGGCAATGTATACCAGTCTATGAACCAACCCAGTTTTCCCGCTCGGGACTATGCCCCAGATGTCCATGTGCTCGAGGATGGCCAACGAACCATCCTGCTTATCGGTACGGCTCATGTCTCCCGTCAATCGGTCGATCTGGTCAACTCGGTCATCACCAACGAAAAACCCGATTGCGTGTGCCTGGAGTTGGACGATAAACGGTTTACCGCCCTCAACGATGAGCAGCGCTGGCAACACCTCGATCTGAAGACCATCATCAGGAACAAGCAATTGTCGACCCTGCTGGTGTCGTTGCTGATGGCTTCCTACCAGAAGCGGCTGGGAGATCGTCTCGGGGTTTCACCCGGCGCCGAATTGATGGCCGGAGCCAAGGCCGCCGAAGCGGTGGGCGCCCGGGTCCACCTCTGTGACCGCGACATTCGCGTCACCATGCGCCGGGCCTGGAAATCGACCTCGTTTCTGCGCAGGATGTACCTGCTCTCATCGCTGTTGGCCAGTCTTTTTGATACCGAGACCATCGACGAGAAGAAGCTCGAAGAAATGAAGAACCATGACAGTCTCGGCGATCTCATGGCGGAATTGGGGGAGGCCTTGCCGGAGTTGAAACGGGTTCTGATCGACGAACGCGATATCTACCTGGCAGAGAAGATTAAATCCGCACCCGGTTCGAGGATTGTTGCCGTGGTTGGTGCCGGCCATGTGGCCGGGATCAAACGGTGCTGGCCCACCGACCAGCGGTCGCAACTGCCGGCCTTAAACGAGATCCCGCCGGTTTCCAGAATGTGGAAGACCATCGGCTGGCTGATCCCCCTGCTCATCCTTTCGTCAATCGGCTTGATCGGCTACCGCCATGGCCTGCAGGAGGCCGGGGACAATATCATCTTCTGGATACTGGCCAACGGCATCCCCTCGTCCATTGGGGCATTGATCGCCCTGGCTCACCCGGCAACCACCATCAGCGCTTTCGTCGCCGCCCCTCTCACCAGCCTCACCCCGGTGATCGGAGCCGGTTATGTCACCGCTTTCGTACAGGTGATGATGCGACCGCCGGTGGTTCGGGAGTTCGAGACGGTCACCGAGGATGTGGCCACTTTTTTCGGCTGGTGGCGCAACAAACTGTTGCGGGTCTTTCTCGTGTTTTTGTTGACCAGCCTCGGTTCGGCCATCGGGACCTACGTGGGAGGCTTCGAGATCTTCACCAATCTGGCCGGCTGA
- a CDS encoding YhbY family RNA-binding protein has product MTTDTKKKPPRPLTNDQKKQLRRYGHALNPLVNIGKEGLTATVLQEIDTSLQINELIKVKLLNTAPLDKHQASLEIPAHTGSVLVQLIGKTLLLYRPNPKRPKDKRIIVR; this is encoded by the coding sequence ATGACCACTGACACCAAGAAAAAACCGCCACGGCCGCTCACCAACGATCAGAAAAAGCAGCTACGCCGTTACGGGCACGCACTGAACCCGCTGGTGAACATCGGCAAGGAGGGTCTGACGGCCACGGTACTGCAGGAAATCGATACGTCGCTGCAGATCAACGAACTGATCAAGGTGAAACTTCTCAACACCGCACCACTCGACAAGCACCAGGCATCCCTGGAAATTCCGGCGCACACCGGCAGCGTTCTCGTCCAATTGATCGGCAAGACACTGCTTCTCTATCGTCCGAACCCCAAACGTCCCAAAGACAAGCGGATCATCGTACGTTAG
- a CDS encoding rhodanese-related (seleno)protein codes for MIKWLVLMICSVAIGWALPLAAADRLIMEQQALLERLGSEEVVVIDVRTGGDWRNSDRKIRGAIRENPGDVASWADRYDQRKTIVLYCAUPNEATSASVARMLSDRGFTSVFALKGGWRLWDDNGYPTEAK; via the coding sequence ATGATCAAATGGCTCGTGCTCATGATTTGCTCGGTGGCCATCGGTTGGGCGTTGCCGCTGGCGGCCGCCGACCGGTTGATCATGGAGCAGCAGGCTCTCCTTGAGCGACTGGGGTCCGAAGAGGTAGTGGTTATCGACGTGCGTACCGGCGGGGACTGGAGGAACAGCGATCGGAAAATTCGCGGCGCGATCCGTGAGAATCCGGGCGATGTCGCTTCGTGGGCCGACCGTTACGACCAGAGGAAAACCATCGTTCTCTATTGTGCCTGACCGAACGAGGCCACCAGTGCCAGTGTGGCACGGATGCTTTCCGATCGTGGCTTTACGTCGGTCTTTGCCCTCAAGGGCGGTTGGCGCCTATGGGACGATAACGGTTATCCCACCGAAGCCAAATAG
- a CDS encoding CaiB/BaiF CoA transferase family protein, whose protein sequence is MNRGLEGIRVIEVGGAFAMPLVGMLMGSWGAEVIHIEPPKRGDLQRYLLAGGMAGWARPHHVNYIWEHVDRNKKSLTVNLGSEEGQKIIHDLVAGGDVFLNNLRPYEMEKFNLGYQTLQAVNPRIIYANLTGYGLRGPDKNVGGYDSVAFWARSGVMDLMHEADIAPNISRPAYGDSITSQSLLAGVMAALFIRERSGVGQEVEVSLFQTATFALGTDISGCLISGEDSVRPSRRTMGNPIRNIYPTSDQRWIMLGMTNSQHYWPSFCQAVQQPHWEHNPRFATQEARAANAAELVKLIEEIFLTKAYGQWVDILNSNKLIWSPVQTPLEVVTDEQAVANDFFGEWDHPTYGPIKLLNNPIKLSKSPAENRCKAPELGEHTEQILTELGYSRRDIDQLRADGIV, encoded by the coding sequence ATGAACAGGGGATTGGAAGGAATCAGGGTCATCGAGGTCGGCGGCGCTTTCGCCATGCCACTTGTCGGTATGCTCATGGGCAGCTGGGGGGCCGAAGTCATCCATATTGAACCGCCGAAACGCGGCGACCTGCAGCGCTATCTGCTGGCCGGCGGCATGGCCGGTTGGGCGCGTCCGCACCACGTCAACTACATCTGGGAACATGTGGATCGTAACAAGAAAAGCCTCACCGTCAACCTGGGCTCCGAGGAGGGGCAAAAGATCATCCACGACCTGGTGGCCGGCGGCGACGTGTTTCTCAACAACCTGCGCCCATACGAGATGGAAAAATTCAATCTCGGGTATCAAACCCTGCAGGCGGTCAACCCGCGCATCATCTACGCCAACTTGACCGGTTATGGGCTGCGCGGCCCTGATAAAAACGTCGGCGGGTATGATTCGGTCGCCTTTTGGGCCCGCAGCGGGGTCATGGATCTGATGCATGAGGCGGACATCGCTCCGAACATCTCGAGGCCGGCCTATGGCGACTCCATCACCTCGCAAAGCCTGTTGGCCGGGGTCATGGCCGCCCTATTCATCAGGGAACGCAGCGGTGTCGGCCAGGAAGTCGAGGTCTCCTTGTTTCAGACGGCAACCTTTGCCTTGGGGACCGACATCTCCGGTTGTCTGATTAGCGGGGAAGACTCGGTACGACCCTCGCGGCGGACTATGGGCAACCCGATCCGCAACATCTACCCCACCAGCGACCAGCGCTGGATCATGCTCGGCATGACCAACTCCCAACACTACTGGCCGTCCTTCTGCCAGGCCGTCCAGCAACCGCACTGGGAACATAACCCCCGCTTCGCCACTCAGGAAGCCCGAGCCGCCAACGCTGCCGAGCTGGTCAAACTGATCGAGGAAATTTTCCTGACAAAAGCCTATGGTCAATGGGTCGACATACTCAACAGCAACAAGCTGATCTGGTCGCCGGTGCAGACCCCGCTGGAAGTGGTCACCGACGAACAGGCGGTCGCCAACGACTTTTTCGGCGAATGGGACCATCCGACGTACGGTCCGATCAAGCTGCTCAACAACCCCATCAAGTTGTCCAAATCCCCTGCCGAAAATCGTTGCAAGGCACCGGAATTGGGGGAACATACGGAGCAGATCTTGACGGAGCTGGGGTATTCCAGGCGCGATATCGACCAACTCCGGGCCGACGGCATCGTCTAA